The genomic window GTATAGTTATAGAATTCGTCAAAGGCTATAATATAATAAGCCCCGTCCTTAGTGACGGTATAGGCCTTCTGGCAGCTTATATCCGAGGGGAGCTCGGAAACGTCCTTCTGCGACACGCTGTCGTAGCCTGTCTGCCCGACTGTCACGCCGTTTGCGACGATATAGAGCAGCACTCTGTCGCTGTCCTCGACACGGCGCTCGGAAGTCCTGATATTTGATGATTTGAATGTATGCGTCTCCTCTATCTTGGGGTCGTTCTTATCGGAGATATCGGCATAGACAAAATCGCTGCCCTCGAAGTCATAGAGATACATTCTAAGCATCGTAGGAGACACGAATTCGGCCTTTGCGAAGGTATCGGCCTGCATGATAACGCTGCCGTCAGAATCGAGCACGCCGACGAAGCTGCCCTCCTTATAGATATAGCGCCCCGAGTAGGCTTGCAGGCACTCTTTGTCCTCAAAGGGCTGCGTCGTCACCTCGGTAAGCTGCGAGGGGTCAAAGCTGCGGTAGTTGATATTTGACAGCGAGTCGGAAGGCTCTATCCTTTCAAGGAACGAGGGGTAGCCGTATGCAGGGACATTCGGGGAAAAGCTCGGGCCGCCGTTATCAACGACAGCAAGGCCTACGCCGTCGTCGCCGCCGTTTTCTGACGACGAGCAGGAACACAGCAGCAGCGACACTGCCACAGCCGCAGATATGCACCTTCTGAGCATTCACCCTCACCTCTCTCCTGAAGTCAATACTTATCTATTATATTATATACCTATTTAAAAGAATTTGCAAGTATTTTTTTGGACAGGAGGGGGATTTGGGCAATATGTCCGATTGTTTACAAAAAATTCATACTCCCCTGTCAGAATTGTATTACAATATTTGAATGTAATATATGAAACGTTTCAAAGAAAAGAGGTGCCGGCATGACTGACGGCGAGCTGCTTGAGCTGCTGAGAGCCGAGCCCGAACGTGGGCTTGCAGAGGTGCTTGATACATACAGCGCATATGTTTACAAAATAGCATATTCAAAACTCGGCTCGGTATGCTCAAAGGAGGACATCGAGGAGGCCGTGAGCGACATTTTCCTGATGTTTTACGAATACGGCAGGAAAAAGGGCTTTGAGCTGCCCTCGGTGGGGGCTTATCTTTCGGTGATAGCAAAGCGGCGGAGCATAAATCTCTACAAAAAGCTAATCACAAAAAGCGAGGCTGTATCGCTTGACGAGATAGAGGACTATGTAGGCGAGAGTGCCGCAGCAGACGGCAGGCGGCGTGAGATCATTGAAACGATAAAACAGCTCGGCGAGCCCGACAGCGAGATAATACTCCGCAGATACTTCATCGGGCAAAAGAGCCGTGAGATAGCCGGCGACCTTGGATTAAAGCAGAACACAGTAGACAAAAAGATTTCGAGAGGGCTTAAAAAGCTGAAAGAGATACTTGAAAAGGAGGGAATGTGATGAAAGACAAAGAGTTTGAAAAAGAGCTTTTCCAAAACCTTGACAGCATTTGTGCCAATGAGCTTGAAGGGCTGCAGGAGACAGTTGAGCTAACTGCACAGCACATGACCCTTGATGACGGCACAAAAGCAAGGATAAGCTCAAAGGCCCTCGGAAAGGCAGGGATAACTATGAGTGACAACAAACATGAGAACCGCATAAACCTAAGCAAAAAGAAAAGGATATCCGTGATAGCCGCATTTGCCGCAGCTGCTGCTATAACCGTTACGGCCGGGGCTGTGACGATAAGCAATTACAAGCAGGCAAACCACGAAGAAGCTGTACACAGTGCAGTCAATGAGGACTTGGAAAGCAAGGACTACTACATCGGCAAAGCCAAGCAGGCAGACAACGGGCATTTAAAGCTGACAAACGAATCCGTATTGTTTGACGGCGAGAACGGTGTGATCATACTGACTATCGAGCCGACAGACGAGATAGGCGAAGATATAGTCAATTCCTCGCAGTATATCGAGTTTCCTTTTCAGATATTTGACAAGGACGGATACTTCAAGGGCTATACCGACGGAACGAGCGGCTGCAAGCTGACAAACGGCTGCCTTGTTGAATACTATGCATTCACCACAACAGAGCTCACCGATGAAAAGCTCACGGCAAAAGGAAAGCTAAATGCAGTAATAACCTCCGAAGATGTAATGAACGGAGAGGGGCAGGATATTTCGGATATAAGCTTTGAATTTGAGAAAAACTGCGAACCTGTCACACTCAAAAGCGAAAAGGGCGTTGTAATGCATTTAAACGATTATCTGTTATATATCGAGCACAATGACACAGAAAAAGAGCCTTATATAATAAGCTCGGATATAACCGTCACCTACAAGGACGGAACAACTGACATTATCAAGAACTGCGAATACAAAAACGATTCGCTCGTGCTTAATGACTTTGCCGCAGATACAGGCAGATGCAATACAAAGAAATACGGAGACGCAACGATACAATACTTCCTGAAGCTCATTGAATCAAGGAATGTAGAATCAGTTTCATTTGACGGCCAGACCTTCACAGTAGAACAAAGCTGAATAAATCTAAAAGGTGCGCCCTTGGCGGAGTTGTTCCGCTTAAGGGCGCACCTTACCTGTTACCTGTTACCTGTTACCTGTTACCTGTTACCTGTTACCTGTTACCTGTTACCTGTTACCTGTTACCTGTTACCTGTTACCTGTTACCTGTTACCTGTTACCTGTTACCTGTTACCTGTCGCCTGCCTCCGCCCTGCCGAAGCGCTTGAAATTCGCCCTCGCTTCAATGAGCGTGACGGAGTTTGCGCCGGTGTCTTCGGGGTTCTTGCGCTGGCAGGCATCGTCCTCCCAGCCGCAGAAGGGGCATATGTCGTGCGGCTCGCTTATAGTGTATGCGCCGCAGCAGTCGCATTTTCTTAAGTCTTTCACCCTGCACCTCACTGCTTGTTGTAATACTCTATACCCTTGTCAGGCCTGAAATATGTGCGGATATACCCGTCAGGCGAGAGGAAAAGTATCTCGTTGTTGAGCGTGTCGTAGAAGATATAGTCGCCGTCCTCTGCCTCGGTCTTGTGCAGTATCGTGTCGCTCGGGTTGTAGATAAGGTCGTTGGCTTTTTTGAGGTATTCCTCTTTTGTTATCTCACCGAACTCCTTGCCGTGCTTATTAAAGTGGCTGTCGTACTGCTCCTGCGTGCGGAAGGTGTATTCAACACGCACGAATTCCGAAGAAGCCTCGTCCTCGCTGCTGCTCTGGCTGTCTGTCTGCGACGACGAATGCGTGCTGCCGTCCTTGTCGGAGTTCTTTGCAGCATTCTTGCCAAGCGACATTCCTGCAAATATCAGCGACATGGATATCAGGATAGCTACGAATGTCGCTATAACTATACTCATTTTTCTGTCAAACATTTTATTGCCCTCTCTTTTACCGTTATTGCCGGTTTTCTGACATTATAGCATAAAGAGGGCACTGTGTCAAGATTTGAGGATATCGCACTGCACGCTGAACTGGGTATCGTCATAGAGCTGATACAGTCGGCTTTTATTCCTGGCAAAGAGTGCCGGCTCTCTCAGGCGCAGCTGCTCAAAGAGCCTTACTGCATCGGCATCACGGTCTTTGAGGTATTTATCAAGCAGACGGCTCAGCTTTTCCGAAAGCCCGGCAGACACCCCCTCAGGGTCAGTCAGGCGCTCGCCGGCTGTTGCTGTGAGCGTGATATCGCAGCAAAGCCTGCCGCTTTGCTTGGAAAAGCATATATCCCTGCTGATATCCGACAGCGGCACAAGCCCCGAAGACAAATGCAGCTCGTGCGGCAGGGTAAGGCCGGTATACGTCCTGCACAGAAGAGAGAGGCAGGAGCACTCGTCAGGCGTGATGATATCCCCTTCAAAGCCGTGGCTGCTCAGTATCACGCTGCCTGTCACATCAAGGCTCTGTTTACCCTTTTCGCCCTCTATCTCAAGATACGGCATAGCAAGAGCGCCGCACTCGCCGAGGACGTTGTCTATATCAATAAGCCTTGCAGAAAATGCGCTGCCCCTTGCGGCGGCGTTTTCTATTATGAGGCGGTAGTTCTCGGCGGTCACGGCGTTTTCCTTTATCGGGAAAGAGACCGTCTCGCCGGCGTTTTCGGCGCAGGCAAGATAAAGCCCGGAGTAGATGCTCTTGTCATCACGAAGCGGCGACACGAGCTCGCTGATATCGCCTATCTCTATATCCTTCCCCAGCACGAGCAGCTGCATATGCCCTAAAAACAGCTCGCTGCCTGCCCTGCCCGAGAGCTTGTAAAGGCACTCCTGCATATCCTTGCCTGCGGCGGAGATGTTTTTGAAATTCGCCTTGCTTATATCTATCGGCGTGTCTGCCCCGGCGGCCTCGGGCTTGAATATCTGTAGTGTGACAAGATAGCCCTCGTCTGACCTGTCAACGCCTATTGCGTGGACTATGCTGCTGTCGGTTATGCTGGGCGTCCTGCCGCCGGATATGAGCAGCACTGACAGGAGTATCAGCAGCAGTAATACATTAAGCCGTTTCATTTGTGACCTCTTTTCTTTTTGCGATGCCTATAACACACACCCTGACCGTGCTCATGCCAAGCGCTGCCATAACAGCCGCCGAGAGGGTGAGTATAAGCGTATACAGCCCGTTGAAGCGCTCTATCAGCACGCTTTTTGAAAACGCCGCAAGGTCGTAGGCAGGCATTTTTGAATAGTGGATATGCTCGCCCAGCACATATATCACAGGCAGCGTAAAAAGCAGGAGCACCGCCGCTTTGAGGGCGGCAAACTTCAAAACATCAAGCCTTTCGCAGCGTACCGAGATACGGCTCACCGGGTAATACACATCGAGCGTCATAAGTGCTGCACCCGAGGCAAGGCCTTTTAGCATATCGTCAGCCGGCGTGGGCGATGAGAGGTGAAGATTTAATGCGCTGCCGTTTTTTATCGCCATAAGTGCT from Ruminococcus sp. NK3A76 includes these protein-coding regions:
- a CDS encoding sigma-70 family RNA polymerase sigma factor; translated protein: MTDGELLELLRAEPERGLAEVLDTYSAYVYKIAYSKLGSVCSKEDIEEAVSDIFLMFYEYGRKKGFELPSVGAYLSVIAKRRSINLYKKLITKSEAVSLDEIEDYVGESAAADGRRREIIETIKQLGEPDSEIILRRYFIGQKSREIAGDLGLKQNTVDKKISRGLKKLKEILEKEGM
- a CDS encoding CPCC family cysteine-rich protein — translated: MKDLRKCDCCGAYTISEPHDICPFCGWEDDACQRKNPEDTGANSVTLIEARANFKRFGRAEAGDR